One Rosa chinensis cultivar Old Blush chromosome 3, RchiOBHm-V2, whole genome shotgun sequence DNA window includes the following coding sequences:
- the LOC112195233 gene encoding dirigent protein 5 encodes MSTLVAKSSILLVLTFMLVFPSVLATKNPFKESKPCKRLVFYFHDTLFNGTDTTNATSAAVANITGLDRKHKFGLLVVFNDPLTKDHHLLSPPVGRAQGFYFFDMKDDYSAWLAYTLVFNSSEHKGTLNIMGADLIYEKTRDLSVVGGTGDFFMARGICTIQTDTIQDDYYFRLKMDIKLYECY; translated from the coding sequence ATGTCAACTTTAGTAGCAAAAAGTTCCATTCTTTTGGTCCTCACATTCATGTTGGTGTTCCCATCTGTTTTGGCAACCAAAAATCCATTCAAAGAGTCGAAACCATGCAAGAGGCTTGTGTTCTATTTCCACGACACCCTATTCAACGGCACGGATACGACCAATGCAACATCTGCTGCTGTAGCCAATATAACAGGGCTTGACAGAAAGCACAAATTTGGTTTGCTGGTTGTCTTCAACGATCCTCTGACCAAAGACCACCATCTTCTGTCTCCTCCCGTCGGAAGAGCTCAAGGCTTCTATTTCTTTGACATGAAGGACGACTACTCTGCTTGGCTTGCCTACACTTTGGTGTTCAACTCGAGCGAGCACAAGGGTACACTCAATATCATGGGGGCGGATTTGATTTATGAAAAAACTAGAGATCTTTCGGTTGTCGGAGGGACGGGAGATTTCTTCATGGCTCGAGGGATATGCACAATTCAAACTGACACTATTCAGGATGACTACTATTTTCGCCTCAAGATGGATATCAAGTTGTATGAATGTTATTAG
- the LOC121052296 gene encoding protein NRT1/ PTR FAMILY 5.8-like, with product MDLQYYSKLIPVGIKWGRYNIILCTCYHSVRQWFHRQLQGLLGSSGDIAARVFYGAAVLIALGEAGRSGSLEEFHEDQCISERTQKPYISDDEKTRTAEALWHQWWFLGAVLALFLSRFEWYLIFMISASAIGFFSFIFRLGRASYFISNKDLARNKEDIRILHLDSLENISTLCPVEQLQEPRLELYTATEMIPYRRAEQAQEGENLTEPKECLRPAERLRAKKFWTLSKLKEEKLFFMKLLPWCPAFLVYSAVEASVNTFYIEQTDNWKVPAAGIILIMNSKSFSNFIIPYLFQLLVPKKCRDDTVEIHRMSSVKHGSNSISVFWLLPQFCLAGLMEGLAVGGLNNGLVLDRVAEEFVAIVTRSLLVFVSIFQCLYIYLDS from the exons ATGGACCTCCAATATTACTCGAAGCTCATTCCGGTGGGAATCAAATGGGGACGCTACAACATCATTCTGTGCACATGCTATCATTCCGTGAGGCAGTGGTTCCATCGCCAGCTTCAAGGGCTACTCGGCTCATCGGGG GATATAGCTGCTAGAGTATTCTATGGAGCTGCTGTACTTATAGCCTTAGGCGAAGCTGGACGATCTGGGAGTTTGGAAGAATTTCATGAGGATCAATGTATAAGTGAGCGGACACAAAAACCATACATAAGTGATGATGAGAAAACCCGGACTGCAGAAGCACTCTGGCACCAATGGTGGTTTTTGGGTGCAGTACTGGCATTGTTTTTGTCTCGTTTTGAATGGTATTTAATCTTCATGATCTCAGCATCTGCGATCGGGTTTTTCTCGTTCATATTCAGGCTCGGCCGTGCCTCTTACTTCATAAGCAATAAAGACCTAGCCAGAAATAAAGAAGACATAAGGATACTGCATCTTGACTCTCTTGAAAACATATCCACCCTCTGTCCAGTAGAACAATTGCAAGAACCAAGACTGGAGCTTTACACAGCCACAGAGATGATCCCGTATCGGCGAGCAGAACAGGCACAAGAAGGGGAGAATCTCACAGAACCCAAAGAGTGTCTCCGTCCGGCAGAAAGATTAAGAGCAAAAAAGTTTTGGACACTCAGTAAACTTAAGGAGGAAAAACTGTTTTTCATGAAGCTATTGCCTTGGTGCCCAGCCTTTTTGGTATACAGTGCGGTAGAGGCATCAGTCAACACGTTTTATATAGAACAAACAGATAACTGGAAAGTTCCTGCTGCCGGAATTATTCTCATCATGAATAGCAAATCGTTCTCAAATTTCATCATTCCATATCTTTTTCAGTTACTTGTTCCAAAGAAGTGCAGAGATGATACA GTTGAGATCCACAGGATGAGTTCAGTAAAACACGGTTCCAATAGTATTAGCGTCTTTTGGTTACTTCCACAGTTCTGCCTAGCAGGCCTCATGGAAGGGCTAGCTGTCGGGGGATTGAATAATGGACTTGTTCTTGATCGAGTAGCTGAG gagtttgttgcTATTGTTACCCGTTCTCTGTTGGTGTTTGTTTCCATTTTCCAGTGTTTGTATATATACCTAGATTCGTGA